One window from the genome of Solea solea chromosome 2, fSolSol10.1, whole genome shotgun sequence encodes:
- the atf2 gene encoding cyclic AMP-dependent transcription factor ATF-2 has translation MSDDKPFQCTAPGCGQRFTNEDHLAVHKHKHEMTLKFGPARNDTVIVADQTPTPTRFLKNCEEVGLFNELASPFDHDFKRATEDDIKKLPLDLSPLATPIIRNKTEVPTAIEAHRDSPLPHPESTTSDDKDLSLQPTSLPTSTIVHPASLQVPNVLLATSEANVVIQQALPSPTSSSVITQVPSTNRPIVPVSGTFPVLLQLPNGQTMPVAIPASITSSSVHIPTTIPLVRPVTVVPNIPGIPGPPSPQAQPQPQPQPQPSPQPQPQPPPLQQPQPVHSETKLKLKATLSQQFPQVTSGHGGEVQSSAVTHTAAPASPAPTPTPAPTPTPPPAPTPPPAPAPTTTAVLTPTPPPYMPTTEEPSPHPLQQPATSTTETPASPVPPAQNPTSTGGRRRRTTSEDPDEKRRKFLERNRAAASRCRQKRKVWVTSLEKKAEDLNSMNGQLQNEVTLLRNEVAQLKQLLLAHKDCPVTAMQKKSGYHISDKDESCEEMSVPGSPQNEAIQHSSISTSNGVSSSSATSAISALTGVTITSNQSTEESQPRRTNAQSEPSGS, from the exons ATGAGTGATGATAAACCTTTCCAATGCACTGCTCCTGGGTGTGGACAG AGATTTACAAATGAAGACCACTTGgctgtccacaaacacaaacatgagatGACCCTGAAGTTTGGCCCGGCGAGAAATGACACTGTCATCGTCGCCG ACCAAACCCCAACACCTACCCGCTTTCTTAAGAACTGCGAGGAGGTTGGGCTCTTCAATGAACTTGCGAGTCCTTTTGACCATGACTTCAAAAGAGCAACAGAAGATGACATTAAAAAG TTACCGCTGGATTTGTCACCTCTTGCCACACCAATTATACGCAACAAAACTGAGGTACCCACAGCTATAGAGGCACATCGAGATAGCCCTCTGCCACACCCTGAATCCACAACAAGTGATGACAAG GACTTATCTTTGCAGCCAACCTCACTGCCAACATCCACTATAGTCCATCCTGCATCCCTCCAAGTTCCCAATGTACTTCTAGCAACCTCAGAGGCTAATGTTGTAATACAGCAAGCTCTCCCATCGCCAACATCTAGCTCTGTTATTACCCAAGTCCCATCCACTAATAGGCCTATAGT TCCAGTGTCTGGCACCTTCCCCGTGCTCTTACAGCTGCCTAATGGCCAGACGATGCCGGTCGCTATACCTGCGTCCATTACAAGCTCAAGTGTACATATTCCAACTACAATCCCT CTTGTCAGACCTGTCACCGTAGTGCCTAACATCCCAGGGATCCCAGGGCCTCCCTCGCCACAGGcacagcctcagcctcagccacagccacagccttcacctcagccacagccacagcctcCGCCACTGCAACAGCCACAGCCCGTCCATTCAGAAACAAAGCTG AAACTAAAAGCCACATTAAGTCAGCAGTTTCCTCAGGTAACCAGTGGACATGGTGGTGAAGTTCAGAGCAGTGCAGTAACCCACACTGCTGCTCCTGCCTCTCCTGCTCCAACCCCAACTCCAGCTCCAACTCCAACTCCACCTCCAGCCCCAACTCCACCTCCAGCACcagccccaactacaactgcagtCTTAACTCCCACTCCGCCTCCTTACATGCCCACAACCGAGGAACCTTCCCCCCATCCTCTTCAGCAGCCAgccacctccaccacagagACACCT gcTTCTCCGGTGCCCCCGGCACAAAACCCTACGAGCACAGGTGGTCGGCGGCGCAGAACCACGAGTGAAGATCCCGATGAGAAGCGGCGCAAGTTTCTGGAGCGTAACAGGGCTGCCGCCTCTCGCTGTAGGCAGAAGAGGAAAGTGTGGGTCACGTCGCTGGAGAAGAAGGCTGAGGACCTCAATTCCATGAACGGACAACTACAG AATGAAGTCACCCTGCTGAGAAACGAAGTGGCTCAGCTGAAGCAGCTTCTTCTGGCTCATAAAGATTGCCCTGTAACCGCCATGCAGAAGAAATCTGGCTATCACA tttctgACAAAGACGAGAGCTGTGAGGAGATGTCCGTCCCCGGCAGCCCCCAGAACGAGGCCATCCAGCACAGCTCCATCAGCACTTCCAACGGGGTCAGCTCTTCCTCCGCGACCTCGGCCATCTCCGCCCTCACCGGCGTCACCATCACATCAAAccagagcacagaggagagccAGCCGCGGAGGACCAACGCCCAGTCCGAGCCTTCAGGGAGCTGA